Part of the Clostridiaceae bacterium genome, TTATTTATATTATTTAATTTGAGTTTAATTATCATAGGGATGTGGCTATGAAAAAAACAACTGTTAAAGAAATTGCGAAAGCACTTAACGTTTCTGTTGCTACAGTATACAGGGCATTAAATAATACTGGGTATGTTAAGGCATCAACAAAAGAACAAATATTAAAAAAAGCCGAAGAACTTAACTATCGACCAAATCTTATTGCTCGTAAATTTGCTATGTCTAGCAAATTTCGAATATTAATTATTATGCCTATACATCCTTCTTTCTATTGGAATGATGTAAGATTAGGAGTTTCTATGGCTGAACAGGAGTTATCAGAATTTGGAGTAGAAATCTTAGTTGAGTCGATAGATAATCAAATATTTAATACTATACCCGTGGAAGAAGTTATAAAAATAGTGGAGAAATCTAAACCAAATGGACTATTAGTTACTCATGGGCGTATACAAGAATTTAGTAAACTATTAAGCTATGCAAAAGAAAAAAAAATAGCGACAGCTATATATAATGACGGGCAAGAATATCAAGACAGAATTTTTTATTATGGTCCTAATAAAGAAATAGCTGGTAGGGTAGCAGGAGAATTAACAGGAAAGTTTATACGAGGAAAGGGGATTGTATGTGTATTAGCAAGAACATATTATTTATCAGCTTATACCCAAAGAATAATGGGATTTGTTAGTTATTTAAATGAATATAGTCCAGAAATAGTACTTTCTAATATTTATACTTACAAAGAAGGAAATGATGAAGCTGTTTTAGATAACATTCTAAAAAATTATCCTGATGTTAACGCTCTCTATATCATGGATGCTGCAGGGGCAGGTATATTTGGTCAATATTTAAAAGAAAGAGGCATCAAAGATATTGTTGTAGTTGGTCATGAATCATCACCTTTATCAAGGCAAATGCTCATGGAAGGATATGTAACAGCTCTAATATGCGATAAAAAGGTATGTCAGGGATATTATCCAGTCAAACTATTATATGATTATTTGTCTACAGGTGTGCTCCCTGAAAAGCGAGATTTGTGTACAGATATAAATGTTGTTTTAAGAGAAAATTCACTATATTTAGAAGACTATAGATATGGTTGTGGATTTCAATAATAATGAATGATTTTCATCCTTTTACACAGAATTATTAAAATCACAATGCAGGCTATTAGCATGAATAGTGAAAATATATAAAGCAAACGTGGATTAAAATCATATATATATCCCGACACAAGACCCATAACTGCAGTTAATATCGAAATTATCGTATATGAAAGGGAATAGATTCCTGAACGTTCATTGCCATCAGTATATTCTGCAAGCACAGCATCAACAAAAGGCTTAAATATACTGTAACCAATGGCAGAGAATATAACACTTGTACATGCTGCAAAAAAATTGGAGGTAGGAATGGAGACAAAAAGAAACAGGGACAGTGCTTGAAATCCCAGGCCCCATATCATGTTTTTTAATGTATTATATTTAATAATAACAGGAATGATAAAAATATTTACTATAAGCATCATCACTGAATTTATGCCACCAAGTATGGATGCTGCAGATGCATCAATTTTTAAAACCTCAGTTATATATGGCACATAATACAGACTGGTATGTGCGGCTATAGTAACATAGATATTAAAGAGAACAAAGATACATATAACCAGTACCAATTCGGGTTTTTTCTTTAAAGCAGGAAATACGTTCTTATAAGGGCCGTTTTTTATGGCATTTAAGAGCTCAGTACCAAGTTTCTTATCCTTTTGTTTATTCAGTATTTCCTGTCCTGCTTTTGTTTCAACATAATAATGGTTTCTGACAATCAT contains:
- a CDS encoding substrate-binding domain-containing protein codes for the protein MKKTTVKEIAKALNVSVATVYRALNNTGYVKASTKEQILKKAEELNYRPNLIARKFAMSSKFRILIIMPIHPSFYWNDVRLGVSMAEQELSEFGVEILVESIDNQIFNTIPVEEVIKIVEKSKPNGLLVTHGRIQEFSKLLSYAKEKKIATAIYNDGQEYQDRIFYYGPNKEIAGRVAGELTGKFIRGKGIVCVLARTYYLSAYTQRIMGFVSYLNEYSPEIVLSNIYTYKEGNDEAVLDNILKNYPDVNALYIMDAAGAGIFGQYLKERGIKDIVVVGHESSPLSRQMLMEGYVTALICDKKVCQGYYPVKLLYDYLSTGVLPEKRDLCTDINVVLRENSLYLEDYRYGCGFQ
- a CDS encoding MFS transporter translates to MSVNIKSTNIVKSLKILKGNTKVSVLSDPFWAIPYTLYNFYLSLYMKSLGVTDKQIGFLIAIEFIAGSIISLFSGVIVDILGRKKSTLIFDLICWPLVMMVYFFANSFWMFAIGYFLHAFMRITLVSYNLMVVEDADNEQRVTAFNLLNIISIVAGVTTPLSGLLVKQIGIIPAERILLMFAAISTFIMMIVRNHYYVETKAGQEILNKQKDKKLGTELLNAIKNGPYKNVFPALKKKPELVLVICIFVLFNIYVTIAAHTSLYYVPYITEVLKIDASAASILGGINSVMMLIVNIFIIPVIIKYNTLKNMIWGLGFQALSLFLFVSIPTSNFFAACTSVIFSAIGYSIFKPFVDAVLAEYTDGNERSGIYSLSYTIISILTAVMGLVSGYIYDFNPRLLYIFSLFMLIACIVILIILCKRMKIIHYY